A window of Mytilus edulis chromosome 10, xbMytEdul2.2, whole genome shotgun sequence contains these coding sequences:
- the LOC139492393 gene encoding short-chain collagen C4-like: MVIVLVILVVLGQEVYGNKEQCENHAVKAKLFDAICSGVKQTRTKSEETGTTYTRWGRTKCSGDKTEIVYSGFVGGASHTDSGSQVNMLCVPTQPQYAINNKKVDNHPWLSGTIYSIHQMNTPNTALDHSKYTQYGIPCTVCRARDKTSVIMIPGRKECTSDWEKEYNGYLFGGNPKFKSGSEYVCIDEVPERRKKATSWSEKPILNPVHSKCNEAMPCPPFIDGRVLTCVVCSK; encoded by the exons ATGGTTATTGTGCTTGTAATTTTGGTGGTTCTCGGACAAGAAGTATATGGAAACAAGGAACAATGTGAGAATCATGCTGTTAAAGCCAAGCTGTTTGATGCTATTTGTTCAGGAGTTAAACAAACAAGAACTAAAAGCGaag AAACAGGCACAACATATACTAGATGGGGGAGAACGAAGTGTTCTGGAGACAAAACAGAAATCGTATATAGTG GTTTTGTTGGTGGTGCGTCTCATACTGACAGTGGTTCTCAAGTGAACATGCTATGCGTACCAACACAGCCCCAGTATGCCATTAACAACAAGAAAGTAGATAATCACCCGTGGCTTAGTGGAACCATATACAGTATACATCAAATGAATACTCCTAATACCGCTCTAGATCATTCAAAATATACGCAATATGGTATTCCATGTACTGTTTGTAGGGCTAGAGATAAAACGTCTGTTATCATGATTCCGGGACGGAAAGAATGCACAAGTGACTGGGAAAAGGAATACAATGGATATCTATTTGGTGGAAATCCTAAATTCAAATCAGGATCCGAATATGTCTGCATTGATGAAGTTCCTGAGCGACGAAAGAAAGCTACGAGCTGGTCGGAAAAACCTATTTTAAATCCGGTACATTCCAAATGCAATGAAGCCATGCCTTGTCCACCCTTCATAGATGGAAGAGTACTAACATGTGTAGTCTGTTCAAAATGA
- the LOC139492394 gene encoding short-chain collagen C4-like gives MVIVLVFLVVLGQEVYGNKEQCENHAVKAKLFDAICSGVKQTRTKSEETGTTYTRWGRTKCSGDKTEIVYSGFVGGASHTDSGSQVNMLCVPTQPQYAINNKKVDNHPWLSGTIYSIHQMDTPNTALDHSKYTQYGIPCTVCRARDKTSVIMIPGRKECTSDWEKEYNGYLFGGNPKFKSGSEYVCIDEVPERRKKTTNWSEKPILNPVHSKCNEAMPCPPFIDGRVLTCVVCSK, from the exons ATGGTTATTGTGCTTGTATTTTTGGTGGTTCTTGGACAAGAAGTATATGGAAACAAGGAACAATGTGAGAACCATGCTGTTAAAGCCAAACTGTTTGATGCTATTTGTTCAGGAGTTAAACAAACAAGAACTAAAAGCGaag AAACAGGCACAACATATACTAGATGGGGGAGAACGAAGTGTTCTGGAGACAAAACAGAAATCGTATATAGTG GTTTTGTTGGTGGTGCATCTCATACTGACAGTGGTTCTCAAGTGAACATGCTATGCGTACCAACACAGCCCCAGTATGCAATTAACAACAAGAAAGTAGATAATCACCCGTGGCTTAGTGGAACCATATACAGTATACATCAAATGGATACTCCTAATACCGCACTAGATCATTCAAAATATACGCAATATGGTATTCCATGTACTGTTTGTAGGGCTAGAGATAAAACGTCTGTTATCATGATTCCGGGACGAAAAGAATGCACAAGTGACTGGGAAAAGGAATACAATGGATATCTATTTGGTGGAAATCCTAAATTCAAATCAGGATCCGAATATGTCTGCATTGATGAAGTTCCTGAGCGACGAAAGAAAACTACGAACTGGTCAGAAAAACCTATTTTAAATCCGGTACATTCCAAATGTAATGAAGCCATGCCTTGTCCACCCTTCATAGATGGAAGAGTACTAACATGTGTAGtctgttcaaaataa